One region of Sus scrofa isolate TJ Tabasco breed Duroc chromosome 3, Sscrofa11.1, whole genome shotgun sequence genomic DNA includes:
- the LFNG gene encoding beta-1,3-N-acetylglucosaminyltransferase lunatic fringe — protein sequence MLKRCGRRLLLALAGALLACLLVLTADPPPPPVPAERGRRALRSLAGPSGAAPATGLEAAAAPALVREVHSLSEYFSLLTRARRDAGSPPGGVHRPADGLPRPLEPLAPHDVFIAVKTTKKFHRARLDLLLETWISRHKEMTFIFTDGEDEALAKRTGNVVNTNCSAAHSRQALSCKMAVEYDRFIESGRKWFCHVDDDNYVNVRALLRLLASYPHTQDIYLGKPSLDRPIQATERVSETKVRPVHFWFATGGAGFCISRGLALKMSPWASGGHFMSTAERIRLPDDCTIGYIVEALLGVPLIRSGLFHSHLENLQQVPTSELHEQVTLSYGMFENKRNAVHIKGPFSVEADPSRFRSIHCHLYPDTPWCPHTAIF from the exons ATGCTCAAGCGCTGCGGCCGACGCCTGCTGCTGGCGCTGGCGGGCGCGCTGCTCGCCTGCCTGCTGGTGCTCACGGCCGACCCGCCGCCGCCCCCGGTACCCGCTGAGCGCGGTCGGCGCGCGCTGCGGAGCCTGGCGGGCCCTTCGGGGGCGGCCCCGGCGACCGGGCTGGAGGCGGCGGCTGCGCCAGCGCTAGTCCGCGAGGTGCACAGTCTGTCCGAGTACTTCAGCCTGCTGACCCGCGCTCGTCGAGACGCGGGCTCACCGCCCGGGGGCGTCCACCGCCCTGCCGACGGCCTTCCTCGGCCCCTGGAGCCACTCGCGCCGCACGACGTCTTCATCGCGGTCAAGACCACCAAGAAGTTTCACCGCGCGCGTCTCGACCTGCTGCTGGAGACATGGATCTCCCGCCACAAGGAGATG ACGTTCATTTTCACCGACGGGGAAGACGAAGCCCTGGCCAAGCGCACGG GCAACGTGGTCAATACTAACTGCTCGGCCGCCCACAGCCGCCAGGCGCTGTCCTGCAAGATGGCCGTGGAGTACGACCGCTTCATCGAATCCGGGAGAAA GTGGTTCTGCCACGTGGATGATGATAACTACGTGAACGTGCGGGCcttgctgaggctgctggccagTTACCCGCACACACAGGACATCTACCTGGGCAAGCCCAGCCTGGACAGGCCCATCCAGGCCACGGAGAGGGTCAGCGAGACCAAGGTG CGGCCGGTCCACTTCTGGTTTGCCACCGGCGGGGCAGGCTTCTGCATCAGCCGAGGGCTGGCCCTGAAGATGAGCCCATGGGCCAG CGGAGGCCACTTCATGAGCACGGCCGAGCGGATCCGGCTGCCGGACGACTGTACCATCGGCTACATCGTGGAGGCTCTGCTGGGCGTGCCCCTCATCCGCAGTGGGCTCTTCCACTCCCACCTGGAGAACCTGCAGCAGGTGCCCACCTCCGAGCTCCATGAGCAG GTGACCTTGAGCTATGGCATGTTTGAAAACAAGCGGAATGCCGTCCACATTAAGGGACCTTTCTCAGTGGAGGCGGACCCATCCAG GTTCCGCTCCATCCACTGCCACCTGTACCCGGACACACCCTGGTGTCCCCACACTGCCATCTTCTAG
- the LOC110259834 gene encoding proline-rich protein 36-like has product MGSPWSQPGPCAASHWPGVGRGSARGGGRCHQRTGYGCPAPTLSCLQKGGHLFCPVTHLLGGGPPSLQHPGQRMEGSGLPSSRKASWTCFLFCGSRTSSSLSCARGKVEVLLAGPLLMPPCPPRLPLAQMEASAPPRPERLGSAVSALALPRAGTVCDQARVPTPTRAPPAVVTPVSQGPASPVRRRCQALGAALGPWVHTLPGAEAPVTQAGRKEAHGLCPQVAAVPLPYAPHASTERGAEASLGEPGCVMARGTPSPPRSQSLPTPPGHCRGNRAADSGRAKLAGSGPSEEEALCRPFGGAECGCLVGVGQEGEGTLQTTGPWAVWRGLSLEQREPRVLARPLGVAARGSGEEGVVCGLGLRKRK; this is encoded by the coding sequence atgGGGAGCCCATGGAGCCAGCCAGGACCCTGTGCAGCCAGCCACTGGCCTGGTGTTGGGAGGGGCAGTGCCAGGGGGGGAGGGCGATGCCACCAGAGGACGGGGTAtggctgccccgcccccaccctgtcATGCCTCCAGAAGGGAGGCCACCTCTTCTGCCCCGTGACTCATCTTCTGGGGGGAGGGCCCCCTTCCTTACAGCACCCAGGGCAGCGGATGGAGGGCTCGGGGCTGCCCAGTTCCCGTAAGGCCTCCTGGACCTGCTTCCTCTTCTGCGGCAGCAGAACGTCCTCCTCCCTCAGCTGCGCTAGAGGAAAGGTCGAGGTGCTGCTGGCCGGGCCTCTCCTGATGCCCCCCTGCCCACCCCGGCTCCCCCTCGCTCAGATGGAGGCCTCTGCCCCACCCCGCCCTGAGCGCCTCGGCTCTGCTGTCTCTGCTCTGGCCCTGCCCCGTGCGGGGACGGTTTGTGATCAAGCAAGGGTCCCAACTCCGACGCGGGCTCCACCTGCTGTGGTcacacctgtgtcccagggccctGCCAGCCCTGTGAGGAGGCGCTGCCAGGCGCTGGGGGCGGCTCTGGGGCCCTGGGTCCACACGCTGCCGGGGGCAGAGGCTCCTGTGActcaggcaggcaggaaggaggccCACGGCCTCTGCCCACAGGTGGCAGCAGTTCCGCTGCCGTACGCcccccatgcctccacagagCGGGGTGCTGAGGCGAGTCTGGGGGAGCCAGGCTGTGTGATGGCAAGGGGCACTCCCTCTCCCCCACGGTCCCAGTCACTGCCCACCCCTCCGGGGCACTGCCGTGGAAACCGCGCTGCTGACTCAGGGCGTGCAAAGCTGGCCGGGTCAGGCCCCAGTGAGGAAGAGGCCCTCTGCCGCCCCTTTGGGGGTGCTGAGTGTGGGtgtctggtgggggtggggcaggaaggggaaggCACTCTTCAAACCACTGGGCCTTGGGCCGTGTGGAGAGGGCTAAGCTTGGAGCAGAGGGAGCCCCGGGTCCTGGCACGTCCCCTGGGGGTGGCCGCCAGAgggagcggggaggagggggtggtgtGTGGGCTTGGTTTGAGGAAGAGGAAGTGA